A genomic segment from Agelaius phoeniceus isolate bAgePho1 chromosome 2, bAgePho1.hap1, whole genome shotgun sequence encodes:
- the ZRSR2 gene encoding U2 small nuclear ribonucleoprotein auxiliary factor 35 kDa subunit-related protein 2, whose product MAAPMLVPEPPLGKPSHQKYRAILKKEKRKKKRQALAKLRDSEAAEKDESVSEEEEEEVEEEEEEEEEKKLEAERQKLHEQWLLREEKAQEEFKLKKEKEEAARKRQEEEERKIKEEWEEQQRKEREVAQQKQQEKREREAAVQRMLDQAESQLENGVSWHNPEPPENLGTEKDRANCPFYIKTGSCRFGDRCSRKHNYPTSSKTLLVRGMFITFGMEQCRRDDYDTDASLEYSDEETYQQFLEFYEDVLPEFQNVGKVVQFKVSCNYEPHLRGNVYVQYQSEKDCQAALALFSGRWYAGRQLHCEFCPVTRWKTAICGLFERQKCPRGKHCNFLHVFKNPNNEFWEANRDIRISPERTHQSSKNSERRNRSSHRDDYYSRSRRRSSPSPDHSHRRNGESERKKSRRKSKRRRHSGRSRSRERRRSHSRGRKRRGRSRSRSRSHSRTRSRSRSRSSSRSRSRGKKRSSSRGKNSETPKTK is encoded by the exons atggcggcgcccatgTTGGTGCCCGAGCCCCCCCTGGGGAAGCCGAG CCATCAAAAGTACAGAGCTATTctgaagaaggagaagaggaaaaaaaagcggCAGGCACTTGCCAAACTAAGGGACTCAG AAGCTGCAGAAAAAGATGAATCTGTGtctgaggaggaagaggaggaagtagaagaagaagaggaagaagaggaagaaaaaaaacttgaGGCAGAAAG ACAAAAACTACATGAGCAGTGGTTGCTGAGAGAAGAGAAGGCCCAAGAAGAGTTCAagctaaagaaagaaaaagaagaggctGCAAGAAAGCggcaagaggaagaagag AGGAAGATCAAAGAAGAATGGgaagagcagcaaagaaaagagagagaagtggCACAGCAGAAGCAacaggagaagagagagagagag GCAGCTGTGCAGAGGATGCTGGATCAAGCTGAAAGCCAG CTGGAGAATGGTGTGAGTTGGCATAACCCAGAGCCCCCAGAGAATCTGGGAACAGAGAAGGATAGAGCAAATTGCCCATTTTATATTAAAACAGGTTCCTGCCGATTTGGAGACAG GTGTTCTCGCAAGCACAACTACCCCACATCGAGCAAGACGCTGCTGGTGCGAGGGATGTTCATCACCTTTGGCATGGAGCAGTGCCGCAGAGACGACTATGACACGGATGCCAGTCTGGAGTACAGTGATGAGGAGACCTACCAGCAGTTCCTGGAGTTCTATGAGGATGTGCTCCCTGAATTTCAGAATGTGGGGAAGGTGGTTCAATTCAAG GTCAGTTGCAACTATGAGCCCCACCTGCGAGGAAATGTGTACGTCCAGTACCAGTC GGAGAAGGACtgtcaggcagctctggctctgttCAGTGGACGATGGTATGCAGGCAGGCAGCTTCATTGTGAATTCTGTCCTGTGACGAGGTGGAAAACTGCCATATGTG GTTTATTTGAAAGGCAGAAGTGTCCAAGAGGGAAACACTGCAACTTTCTTCACGTAttcaaaaatccaaacaacgAGTTTTGGGAGGCCAATAGAGACATACGTATTTCTCCTGAACGGACTCATCAATCGTCTAAAAACTCTGAGAGGAGAAACCGATCGAGCCATCGTGACGACTATTACAGCCGCtccaggaggaggagcagccccagcccggaCCATTCCCACCGCAGAAACGGAGAATCGGAGAGGAAAAAGAGTCGCCGCAAAAGCAAGAGGCGGCGCCACTCGGGGAGGTCCCGGAGCCGAGAGAGGAGGAGGTCCCATAGCAGGggcaggaagaggagaggccGCAGCCGCAGCCGCAGCAGGAGTCACAGTCGGACacgcagcaggagcaggagcaggagctcctCTCGATCCAGGAGCAGGGGTAAAAAGAGATcaagcagcagaggaaaaaatagtGAAACTCCCAAAACAAAGTGA